The following are from one region of the Hemibagrus wyckioides isolate EC202008001 linkage group LG24, SWU_Hwy_1.0, whole genome shotgun sequence genome:
- the susd5 gene encoding sushi domain-containing protein 5: MGPGYVRELVLWSLLACLAWFSVDLAGADGRVFLLESRNGSDIGFEAASSACGDQGARMASAMELRHVVVECSFSACARGWLTGPSIGTTVCRSVSGSLRAVDMQVQNVTETYERLAVFCVKDTGAPCGGPPSFPNTHLQGQTGLELGDELLYACNPGYILPNGETAFSLLCDSCGEWYGLVQLCVKDKAEAFIDYEDKLPDDHHLYDGLEDVHRVSMMPRPTDHGEEEESTPEPDHLEPVVPVKAIDKIEKNSAVSVTEPPVSQLSQKHMFWFPSEAFQEEEHPLITTGTPIKDPTKDENYILVKAGEDQSEPEITTEDRDGGYISQPPTDKPASHSVGGTVESWLDGYPVHQEEEKTGGESTGETVQGQGVDMERVTDSLKVDDFKSVTNIPKESSLGGGVHSHKEEPVEGVFEIPEEQEFSKVTDHQDVGVKNGTGILGEKSFGEVFYNQEEESHSVTDIPQAEVSDVVPVLSEETYTFTETPAVEEVEREAKSPVETEHGKVDDRSKDAQFHGVIETENDVDLSPTPLISHTQILGGLDETTLKNTPSTAPENVSTSQQGMGFERTATPSGMTPRETTPASPVHVISNVATPTLSVSWETKDLGHFEDQTPAVGDVLVETNENQSVMEGDADRSLDQPEDDGSCTVRPCHLAGHGPTIAAIIVGIVAAIVGVALGVWCYKRRQQKTSHYQLNGTNRQTQCIELQQTV, encoded by the exons ATGGGACCAGGGTATGTCCGAGAGCTGGTGCTCTGGTCTCTGCTTGCATGCTTGGCTTGGTTCAGCGTTGACCTCGCCGGCGCAGATG gtcgtGTCTTTCTGCTAGAGTCGAGAAATGGTTCAGACATAGGCTTTGAGGCAGCTTCAAGTGCATGTGGAGATCAAGGTGCTCGGATGGCATCAGCTATGGAGCTTCGTCATGTCGTCGTTGAGTGTTCATTCTCTGCCTGTGCACGTGGTTGGCTTACCGGTCCCAGTATTGG GACAACAGTGTGCAGGAGTGTCTCTGGGAGCTTACGGGCAGTGGACATGCAGGTGCAGAATGTGACTGAGACGTATGAGAGACTggctgtgttctgtgtgaaagACACTG GGGCTCCTTGCGGAGGTCCACCCTCATTTCCCAATACACATCTGCAAGGACAGACAGGCCTGGAGCTGGGTGACGAGCTTTTGTATGCTTGCAACCCAGGATACATTCTGCCCAATGGTGAGACAGCTTTCAGCCTGTTGTGTGACAGCTGTGGAGAGTGGTATGGCTTGGTGCAACTTTGTGTAAAAG ATAAAGCTGAGGCCTTTATTGACTATGAGGACAAGCTTCCAGATGACCATCATCTCTATGATGGCCTGGAGGACGTGCATCGTGTGAGTATGATGCCTAGGCCTACTGATCatggagaggaggaagagtctACACCTGAACCAGACCATTTAGAGCCAGTCGTGCCAGTGAAAGCAATAGACAAGATAGAGAAAAACTCTGCAGTGTCTGTAACAGAGCCTCCCGTATCTCAACTCAGCCAGAAACACATGTTCTGGTTCCCCTCAGAGGCTTTCCAGGAAGAGGAGCATCCTCTTATCACCACAGGTACACCTATTAAAGACCCCACCAAAGATGAGAATTACATCTTAGTCAAAGCTGGTGAAGACCAGTCAGAGCCTGAGATAACTACAGAGGATCGTGATGGTGGATATATCAGCCAGCCTCCAACTGACAAACCTGCCAGTCACAGTGTTGGGGGTACAGTGGAGTCTTGGCTTGATGGATATCCTGTTCACCAAGAGGAGGAGAAAACAGGTGGAGAATCTACAGGAGAGACAGTACAAGGGCAGGGAGTGGACATGGAGCGTGTGACAGACAGTTTAAAGGTGGATGATTTTAAAAGTGTGACCAACATCCCAAAAGAGTCAAGTCTAGGAGGTGGTGTCCACAGCCACAAAGAGGAACCAGTTGAAGGTGTGTTTGAGATACCTGAAGAGCAAGAGTTTAGTAAAGTGACTGATCATCAAGATGTGGGGGTTAAGAATGGAACTGGAATCCTTGGGGAAAAGAGTTTTGGGGAAGTGTTTTACAACCAAGAGGAAGAGTCTCACAGTGTGACTGACATACCTCAAGCAGAGGTTTCTGATGTAGTGCCTGTTCTTTCAGAAGAAACATATACTTttacagaaacaccagcagTGGAGGAGGTGGAAAGAGAAGCCAAGAGTCCAGTGGAAACCGAACATGGGAAAGTGGATGATAGATCTAAAGATGCACAATTCCATGGTGTAATTGAAACAGAAAATGATGTTGATTTGAGCCCCACTCCTTTAATCAGCCACACTCAGATCTTAGGTGGCCTAGATGAGACAACTCTGAAAAACACACCCAGCACCGCTCCTGAGAATGTCAGCACCAGCCAGCAGGGGATGGGTTTTGAACGCACTGCCACCCCTTCAGGCATGACACCAAGAGAAACCACGCCTGCTTCACCAGTCCATGTTATTAGCAATGTGGCCACACCCACACTGAGCGTCTCTTGGGAAACCAAAGATCTTGGCCATTTTGAGGATCAGACTCCCGCTGTTGGTGATGTACTTGTGGAAACCAATGAAAATCAGAGTGTGATGGAAGGCGATGCGGACCGTAGCCTGGATCAGCCAGAAGACGATGGATCGTGCACTGTACGTCCTTGCCACTTAGCTGGTCATGGTCCAACTATTGCTGCTATCATTGTTGGCATTGTAGCAGCaattgtgggtgtggccttgGGTGTATGGTGTTACAAAAGAAGGCAACAGAAGACCTCTCACTATCAGCTGAATGGAActaacagacaaacacaatgcATCGAACTCCAGCAGACTGTGTAA
- the crtap gene encoding cartilage-associated protein: MPWSSALLNLFKLPHAPKFSHISPKMASLQFSVSFALVLGLFSTVLAQYEKYSFRSFPRHELMPLDSAYRHALDQYTTEKWPETVEYLEVSLRLYRLLRDSEAFCNLNCSSARLDSEERFSDFPELRAFGNVMKRAQCLKRCKQGLPAFRQTLPSRETMDEFERREPYRYLQFAYFKSNNLAKAVSAAHTFLVKHPDDEMMQRNMNYYKSLPGAEEHLKDLETRSYEMLFVRSVRAYNGDNYRTSVTDMELALQDFFKAYDECIAASESSREIKEFKDFYPSIADHYTEVLERKVRCESNLTPVVGGYVVEKFVATMYHYLQFAYYKLNDLKNAVPCVASYMLFDPNDEVMKNNVDYYKYHKEKLGLADEDFLPRSEAVRYRNQTTLQLQMLKFARQNLRQDDEGEVLEFLDEYLDAEEE, from the exons atgCCCTGGTCCTCGGCTCTCCTCAACTTGTTCAAACTCCCTCACGCTCCGAAATTTTCCCACATCAGCCCCAAAATGGCCTCCTTGCAGTTCTCTGTAAGTTTCGCTCTGGTTCTCGGTTTGTTCTCGACGGTTCTGGCTCAGTATGAGAAGTACAGCTTCCGCAGCTTTCCGCGTCACGAGCTCATGCCACTGGACTCGGCGTACAGGCACGCGCTGGACCAATACACCACGGAGAAGTGGCCGGAGACTGTGGAGTATCTGGAAGTGAGCCTCCGCTTGTACCGGCTCCTCCGAGACAGCGAGGCCTTCTGCAACCTGAACTGCAGCTCTGCGCGCCTGGACTCAGAGGAGCGCTTCTCCGACTTCCCCGAGCTGCGCGCTTTCGGGAACGTGATGAAGCGCGCTCAGTGTCTCAAGCGCTGCAAGCAGGGCCTCCCAGCCTTCCGCCAGACTCTTCCCAGCAGAGAAACCATGGACGAGTTCGAGAGACGAGAACCTTACAGATACCTGCAGTTTGCTTACTTTAAG AGCAATAACCTGGCAAAAGCTGTGTCTGCTGCACACACCTTCCTAGTGAAACATcctgatgatgaaatgatgcaGAGGAATATGAACTACTACAAGAGTTTACCTGGAGCCGAAGAGCATCTTAAAGACCTGGAGACCAGATCATATGAG ATGCTGTTTGTTCGATCAGTGCGGGCGTATAACGGAGATAATTATCGAACGTCTGTGACTGATATGGAGCTGGCACTACAAGACTTCTTCAAGGCTTATGACGAATGTATTGCTGCCTCGGAGAGTTCCAGGGAAATCAAAgaatttaaagatttttacCCCTCAATTGCAG ATCACTACACTGAGGTTCTTGAGCGGAAGGTTCGTTGTGAGAGCAATCTGACTCCAGTTGTTGGTGGATATGTTGTAGAGAAGTTTGTGGCAACCATGTATCACTACCTTCAGTTTGCCTATTATAAAT TGAATGACTTGAAGAATGCTGTTCCATGTGTTGCAAGCTACATGCTCTTTGACCCtaatgatgaggtgatgaagaatAACGTGGATTATTATAAGTATCACAAAGAGAAGTTGGGTCTTGCTGATGAGGACTTCCTACCCAGATCA GAGGCAGTCCGATACCGTAATCAGACAACACTACAGCTGCAGATGTTAAAATTTGCCAGACAAAACCTGCGGCAGGATGACGAG gGAGAAGTCCTGGAGTTTCTAGACGAGTATCTTGATGCTGAAGAGGAGTAG
- the fkbp9 gene encoding peptidyl-prolyl cis-trans isomerase FKBP9 gives MTHHTVRMIFLAVLVTFVACNAPPVPLDDIIIEKTFIPERCDRAVKSGDFVRYHYHGMFPDGKKFDSSYDRGSTYNVYVGRKQLIAGMDKALPGMCVNERRLVKIPPQLAYGKDGYGDIIPADSILHFDVLLLDIWNTEDKVQIQTYHMPEKCGRTVQVSDYVRYHYNGTLLDGTLFDSSHTRMRTYDTYVGIGWLIAGMDQGLLGMCVGEKRIITMPPFLGYGEHGDGSDIPAQASLVFDVVLLDLHNPKDEITVEVQSMPDSCQRKSKEGDFMRYHYNGTLLDGTPFDSSYSRNHTYDTYIGKGYVIAGMDQGLLGVCVGEHRRIIIPPHLAYGEEGTGTKIPGSAVLVFDVHIIDFHNPSDTVEITSEKPEKCTYTTKRGDFVKYHYNASLMDGTNIDASYNYGKTYDVVLGAGQVIIGMEQALLEMCVGEKRKVVVPPHLGYGERGVDGEVPGSAVLVFDIELVGVEEGLPEGYMFVWNNEVSPDLFSEMDKNKDLQVDPTEFSDYILLQVEEGKGRLAPGFDRQRIIENMYNNQDRNKDGRITEEEFKLKADEAAAHDEL, from the exons ATGACCCACCACACGGTCAGGATGATTTTTCTCGCTGTTCTAGTTACTTTTGTGGCCTGTAATGCTCCTCCGGTTCCGTTAGACGACATCATTATAGAGAAGACTTTTATCCCCGAGCGCTGTGACCGAGCCGTGAAGTCCGGAGACTTTGTCCGGTATCATTACCACGGCATGTTTCCCGACGGCAAGAAGTTTGATTCCAG ttaTGATCGTGGCTCCACATACAACGTGTATGTTGGCCGAAAACAACTGATCGCCGGGATGGACAAAGCGTTACCTGGCATGTGCGTAAATGAGAGACGGCTTGTCAAAATCCCACCGCAGCTTGCCTATGGGAAAGATGGATATG GTGACATCATCCCCGCTGATTCGATCCTGCACTTTGATGTGCTTTTGCTTGATATCTGGAACACAGAAGACAAGGTGCAGATTCAGACTTACCACATGCCAGAGAAGTGTGGCCGAACTGTGCAGGTTTCTGACTACGTACGCTACCACTACAATGGCACTCTGCTCGATGGCACACTCTTCGACTCTAG TCATACACGCATGAGGACCTATGACACTTATGTGGGGATTGGCTGGCTGATTGCTGGTATGGACCAAGGACTTCTGGgaatgtgtgtgggagagaaacGCATCATCACCATGCCACCGTTCCTTGGCTATGGAGAACATGGAGACG GCAGTGACATCCCTGCTCAGGCTTCGCTAGTATTTGATGTGGTTTTGTTGGACCTTCATAACCCCAAAGATGAGATTACAGTTGAGGTTCAAAGTATGCCAGATTCCTGCCAACGCAAGAGTAAAGAGGGAGATTTCATGCGCTACCACTATAACGGGACACTGCTTGATGGAACACCGTTTGACTCCAG CTACTCAAGGAATCACACATATGATACATACATTGGGAAAGGCTATGTGATTGCCGGTATGGACCAGGGccttctgggtgtgtgtgtcggagagcACAGAAGGATTATTATCCCACCACATCTGGCATATGGAGAAGAAGGAacag GCACTAAGATCCCTGGCTCTGCTGTGCTGGTGTTTGACGTCCACATCATTGACTTCCACAACCCATCTGACACAGTGGAGATCACCAGCGAGAAGCCAGAGAAGTGCACTTACACCACCAAACGTGGTGACTTTGTTAAATACCACTACAATGCTTCACTCATGGATGGCACTAATATTGATGCTTC ttacaaCTATGGGAAGACATATGATGTGGTTCTGGGAGCAGGACAGGTGATTATAGGTATGGAGCAGGCCCTTTTGGAAATGTGTGTTGGGGAGAAACGCAAAGTAGTTGTACCTCCTCACCTGGGCtatggagagagaggagtgg ATGGAGAAGTCCCTGGCAGTGctgtgctggtgtttgatatCGAGTTGGTCGGTGTTGAAGAAGGTCTTCCTGAGGGCTACATGTTTGTATGGAATAATGAAGTGTCACCAGATCTCTTTAGTGAAATGGACAAAAACAAGGACCTACAAGTGGACCCCACTGAG TTCTCAGACTACATCTTGCTTCAAGTAGAAGAAGGCAAAGGTCGCCTGGCTCCTGGCTTTGACCGTCAACGTATCATTGAGAATATGTATAACAACCAGGACCGCAATAAGGATGGACGGATCACTGAGGAGGAGTTTAAACTGAAGGCAGATGAAGCAGCTGCTCATGATGAGTTATGA
- the sytl1 gene encoding synaptotagmin-like protein 1 — protein MEEEALLDLGHLTEAEQTIILNVLLRDNELRNQDESRISKLKQVESDPARLQFLTGTWFNEQRVKRYRSRGSDVVQNSIRRKRRDTDLPVMSVFEEQKEQNSSQRQEETTKVNMADLEDGEIIEKETKLEEEKRESPNLNVAPEPRPRTKRSAKNEKREDLSDVVSRDITERSVADSEALEDSSLQNTTSSLQADSDGDIDSGSTELDYTTFGSVNNLYSNNTMSGSMMSLYSVGDFGSVTVTGQIQFSLHYDSKKEELHVRVCRCQDLAPARNNRSDPYVKLYLLPDNTSHSKRKTSVKRKSLNPVYNETLKYKVRKSDLLARVLSVSVWHMERVRRNLFLGEVEVQLSQSDWSQSKPTWYPLQPRVQMNPEAVIIRGTILLTLKFIPPGSEEGGFPLTGELHIWLKEIVGLLPPKRGTPSILVKSVILPDESGVSGQQTRVVRGSVSPVFNHTMVYDGLQSADLTQACAEITVWNSSKCLGGVRLSTGSGVSYGQMVHWMDSTEEEISVWNTVIQNSNNWVDVTLPIRTNLQMS, from the exons ATGGAGGAGGAAGCTCTCTTGGATTTGGGTCATTTGACTGAAGCGGAACAAAccatcattttaaatgttttgttgcGAGATAATGAATTGCGCAACCAAGATGAGAGCcggatcag caAACTCAAACAAGTGGAGTCAGACCCTGCTCGCCTTCAATTCCTCACAGGCACGTGGTTCAATGAGCAACGAGTTAAACGCTATCGGAGTAGAGGGAGCGACGTTGTCCAAAACTCTATACGCCGCAAAAGGAGGGACACAG ATTTGCCtgtgatgtcagtgtttgaAGAACAGAAAGAACAAAATTCATCACAGAGGCAGGAAGAGACCACAAAAGTGAACATGGCAGACCTGGAAGATGGagaaataatagaaaaagaaacaaaattagaggaggagaaaagagagag TCCCAACCTTAATGTGGCCCCCGAACCACGACCAAGGACCAAACGGAGTGCAAAG aatgaaaagagagaagatCTTTCAGATGTTGTGTCAAGAGATATTACTGAAA GAAGTGTTGCAGATTCAGAGGCTTTAGAGGACAGTTCACTGCAGAACACAACCTCGTCACTACAG GCTGATTCTGATGGTGATATTGATTCTGGGAGCACCGAACTGGACTACACCACATTCGGCTCAGTCAACAACTTGTACTCTAATAATACG ATGAGTGGCAGCATGATGAGTCTTTACAGTGTTGGGGATTTTGGAAGTGTTACTGTGACTGgccagatccagttctctcttCACTATGACTCTAAGAAAGAGGAGCTTCATGTGCGAGTGTGTCGCTGTCAGGATCTGGCTCCGGCACGTAACAACCGTTCAGACCC GTATGTGAAATTGTACCTTCTTCCAGATAACACATCTCACAGTAAAAGGAAAACTTCAGTAAAGAGGAAAAGTCTAAATCCTGTATACAATGAAACACTTAAG TATAAAGTGCGTAAATCAGACCTGCTGGCTCGCGtcctcagtgtgtcagtgtggcaTATGGAGCGTGTGAGGAGGAACCTGTTCTTAGGGGAAGTGGAAGTGCAGCTCAGCCAATCTGACTGGAGCCAGAGTAAACCAACCTGGTACCCTCTTCAACCCAGG gtACAAATGAATCCTGAAGCTGTCATCATCAGGGGAACTATATTACTAACACTTAAATTCATACCTCCTGGCTCTGAAg AAGGAGGATTCCCACTCACTGGTGAGCTTCATATTTGGCTAAAGGAGATTGTTGGACTCCTTCCTCCAAAACGTGGCACTCCAAGTATCTTAGTAAAAAG tgtgatTTTGCCGGATGAGAGTGGTGTTAGCGGTCAGCAGACACGGGTAGTCCGTGGCTCAGTCAGTCCTGTGTTCAACCACACTATGGTGTATGATGGTTTGCAGTCTGCTGACCTCACACAGGCCTGTGCTGAAATTACTGTGTGGAACTCTTCCAAGTGTCTCGGAGGTGTGAGACTCAGCACAGGCTCAG gtGTGAGTTATGGTCAGATGGTTCACTGGATGGACTCTACTGAAGAAGAAATCAGTGTGTGGAATACAGTAATCCAGAATTCCAACAACTGGGTGGACGTCACTCTGCCAATCAGAACCAACCTACAGAtgagctga
- the LOC131345384 gene encoding digestive cysteine proteinase 2-like, whose translation MWTFLAVALVVACASASPLAGRTVPDFGQMYHIKGVISLPYAEIKEPFEGWYDLQGKRSRIDYYQGQVSTFQLGAAGDQGVSYKVTPVTTETEFNVMKCFQVNGTKKDPVLPQAALPDLQGFQFEQMEYFAGLWCEVWKNVTVVGHKKNTYRLWVARPEGEASLAKPYHYEMMGYNTLLGSHYDKYLIDYTDFSRETDPKDFNLPDGMSCGPFPGPGVEHRILANPIQDLIHTSPVGHVHRLFGHFKEKYEREYEDEVEHEKREHNFVHNVRYIHSMNRAGLSYSLSVNHLADRTEQELVMMRGGKQRKTPNKAQPFPTELRSLNLPDSLDWRLYGAVTPVKDQAVCGSCWSFAATGALEGALFLKTGERVVLSQQMLVDCTWGFGNNGCDGGEEWRAFEWIMKHGGISTAESYGGYTGMNGLCHYNTSSLTAHVKSYTNVTSGDLEALKAALYKYGPTAVSIDASHRSFSFYSNGVYYEPECKNGPDDLDHAVLAVGYGVLDGQPYWLVKNSWSTYWGNDGYVLMSMKDNNCGVATGATYVTLS comes from the exons ATGTGGACCTTTCTAGCTGTCGCCTTGGTGGTAGCCTGTGCCTCAG CTTCACCTCTTGCAGGGAGGACGGTTCCTGATTTTGGACAAATGTACCATATAAAAG GTGTGATCTCATTACCCTATGCTGAAATCAAGGAACCATTTGAAGGCTGGTATGATCTACAGGGGAAGAGAAGTAGAATTGACTATTACCAAG GACAAGTATCCACTTTTCAGCTCGGAGCAGCAGGAGATCAAGGTGTCAGCTACAAAGTTACACCGGTGACAACTGAGACTGAATTTAATGTCATGAAATGCTTCCAAGTCAATGGCACTAAGAAGGATCCAGTTCTGCCTCAGGCTGCACTGCCTGACCTACAGGGCTTTCAG TTTGAACAAATGGAATACTTTGCGGGCCtgtggtgtgaggtgtggaAGAATGTCACTGTTGTTgggcacaaaaaaaacacttatcGTCTGTGGGTAGCCCGACCAGAGGGTGAGGCATCACTGGCCAAACCTTACCATTATGAAATGATGGGCTACAACACGCTTCTGGGTTCCCACTATGACAAATACCTCATAGACTACACTGACTTCAGCCGTGAAACTGATCCTAAAGACTTCAATCTGCCAGACG GTATGAGCTGTGGACCTTTTCCTGGTCCAGGAGTGGAGCACAGAATACTAGCCAATCCAATTCAAGACCTGATTCATACTTCTCCTGTGGGCCATGTCCATCGCTTATTTGGGCACTTTAAGGAAAAATATGAGCGTGAATATGAAGATGAGGTGGAACATGAAAAGCGAGAACACAACTTTGTACATAATGTTCG GTATATTCACTCCATGAACAGAGCCGGACTGTCCTATTCCCTCTCAGTGAATCACCTGGCTGATCGCACAGAGCAAGAACTAGTAATGATGAGAGGTGGGAAACAAAGGAAGACCCCTAACAAAGCTCAACCCTTCCCCACTGAACTTCGCTCTCTTAATCTGCCTGATTCCTTGGACTGGAGGCTATATG GTGCTGTGACCCCTGTAAAGGATCAAGCTGTGTGTGGGTCCTGCTGGAGTTTTGCAGCAACAGGGGCACTAGAAGGCGCACTGTTTCTGAAG ACAGGGGAGCGTGTGGTGTTGTCTCAGCAGATGCTAGTGGACTGTACATGGGGCTTTGGGAACAATGGCTGTGAtggaggagaggagtggagagcATTTGAATGGATCATGAAACATGGTGGCATCTCAACTGCAGAGAGTTATGGTGGATACACTGGAATG AATGGCCTGTGTCACTATAATACATCCTCTCTAACTGCCCATGTGAAAAGCTACACTAATGTCACCAGTGGAGATTTGGAGGCTCTGAAGGCCGCGCTGTATAAATATGGTCCTACTGCAGTCAGCATCGATGCTTCTCACCGCTCTTTTAGCTTCTACAGTAATGGCGTGTATTATGAACCAGAATGCA AGAATGGGCCAGATGACTTGGACCATGCTGTTCTGGCTGTAGGTTATGGGGTACTGGATGGACAGCCTTACTGGTTGGTGAAGAACTCCTGGTCCACTTACTGGGGAAACGATGGTTATGTGCTTATGTCCATGAAGGATAACAACTGTGGCGTGGCAACAGGGGCCACATACGTTACGCTGTCCTAA